A stretch of Spirosoma oryzicola DNA encodes these proteins:
- a CDS encoding sugar phosphate isomerase/epimerase family protein: MRNRRDFLKQASLLTLGGLALPQLTKAEQLIHPTLSRPIGIQLFTLFKQMNDDPKSTLEKVAATGYKEVESAFSMRGKYYGYSVKEFKALVEGMGMKWRAHHAGGAPFRPRPTPPASTTAAGGGAPPARNPFGNGPMPTMLNLRDNYQQLVDDAAEGELSYLVCASTPVATLDEINKSIEVFQKTGEAAKKAGIGFAYHNHATEFDPVEGGKTPYELILSQTDKDLVKMELDLAWATKAGKDPVALFKGQPGRFPLWHIKDIKSDLKTITEVGNGVVDFKRIFAAAGIAGLKYIFVEQDMAPGIENIQISYQNLTKVLA; encoded by the coding sequence ATGAGAAACCGTAGAGATTTTTTGAAACAGGCCAGCCTGTTGACTTTGGGAGGTCTAGCCCTGCCTCAGCTTACGAAAGCGGAACAGCTTATTCATCCGACTCTCTCCCGCCCCATTGGTATCCAGCTGTTCACCCTGTTCAAGCAGATGAATGACGACCCGAAAAGCACACTGGAAAAAGTGGCGGCTACAGGCTATAAAGAAGTCGAATCTGCTTTCAGCATGCGCGGAAAATACTACGGCTATTCGGTCAAAGAATTTAAAGCACTGGTTGAGGGTATGGGTATGAAATGGCGGGCTCACCACGCGGGTGGAGCACCGTTTCGTCCGCGCCCCACTCCACCGGCCAGTACGACCGCTGCGGGTGGAGGAGCGCCACCCGCTCGCAATCCATTTGGCAATGGGCCAATGCCAACCATGCTGAACCTGCGGGACAACTACCAGCAATTGGTTGACGATGCCGCCGAAGGAGAACTGAGCTATCTGGTCTGTGCCAGTACGCCCGTCGCAACGCTGGATGAAATCAACAAGTCAATCGAGGTGTTCCAGAAAACGGGCGAAGCAGCCAAGAAAGCAGGTATTGGCTTCGCCTACCACAACCACGCTACCGAGTTCGATCCCGTTGAGGGCGGGAAGACACCGTACGAACTAATTCTTTCTCAGACGGATAAAGACCTCGTCAAGATGGAACTTGATCTGGCCTGGGCGACCAAGGCGGGTAAAGATCCCGTGGCGTTGTTTAAAGGGCAACCGGGTCGTTTTCCCCTTTGGCACATCAAGGACATCAAGTCGGATCTGAAAACGATCACGGAAGTCGGAAATGGTGTGGTTGATTTCAAACGCATTTTTGCCGCAGCAGGTATTGCCGGACTTAAATACATTTTCGTTGAACAGGATATGGCACCTGGTATCGAGAACATTCAGATCAGCTATCAAAATTTAACCAAGGTGCTGGCCTGA
- a CDS encoding esterase: protein MNLPFQLRVPACGLLTLALSLPVMAQMPQRQPTPNDTLQSPRVLNDKRIALSIYAPKASEVTVSGDFLSPAKPLSLAKNEQGVWSVLIGPLKPDYYTYTLTVDGVRTIDPKNPVIKQGISSLENVMTVPGDATAFEDNQSVPHGEVREVWYPSKSLGMMRRMHVYTPPGYEKGATKYPVFYLLHGGGDDDSGWNSIGRAGFILDNLLASGKAKPMIVVMPNGSMPMNNKPGSDLAQSMSAMRALFADELLKEVMPQVEKTYRTLNNRENRAIAGLSMGGFQTLDVTLSHPELFDYVGVFSSGFFGATIDEAETKYAKALQDPAFNKGKKLFWVEIGKDDFVMDANKKTLALLDKHNIKYQYKETDGGHTWINWRQYLHEYAPLLFR, encoded by the coding sequence ATGAATCTCCCTTTTCAACTACGCGTACCTGCCTGCGGACTGCTAACGCTGGCGTTGAGTTTGCCGGTAATGGCTCAAATGCCGCAACGGCAGCCGACTCCGAACGATACGCTTCAATCACCCCGCGTACTCAACGACAAACGTATTGCCTTGAGCATCTATGCACCTAAGGCAAGCGAGGTAACAGTATCCGGCGATTTTCTGTCGCCAGCGAAACCGCTTAGCCTTGCTAAAAATGAGCAGGGCGTCTGGTCCGTTCTCATTGGGCCGCTCAAACCGGATTATTACACCTACACCCTAACGGTTGATGGCGTTCGGACGATAGATCCCAAAAATCCGGTTATCAAACAAGGTATCAGTAGTCTCGAAAATGTAATGACCGTACCCGGTGATGCCACCGCATTCGAAGACAATCAGTCTGTGCCGCATGGTGAAGTCCGCGAAGTATGGTACCCGTCGAAATCGCTGGGAATGATGCGTCGGATGCATGTCTACACACCACCTGGTTACGAAAAAGGCGCGACAAAATATCCCGTTTTCTACCTACTGCATGGCGGAGGTGACGACGACTCCGGCTGGAATTCCATCGGGCGTGCGGGTTTTATTCTCGATAATTTGCTGGCTTCCGGCAAAGCTAAACCCATGATCGTGGTGATGCCTAATGGCAGTATGCCCATGAACAACAAGCCAGGTAGTGATCTGGCTCAGTCCATGTCAGCCATGCGGGCTTTGTTCGCCGATGAACTATTGAAAGAGGTGATGCCTCAGGTTGAGAAAACCTACCGCACGCTGAACAACCGCGAAAATCGGGCTATAGCAGGGCTGTCGATGGGCGGTTTTCAAACGCTGGATGTCACGCTGAGCCACCCGGAACTGTTTGATTACGTTGGCGTATTCAGCTCAGGGTTTTTCGGTGCAACGATCGATGAAGCCGAAACCAAATACGCCAAGGCATTGCAGGACCCGGCATTTAACAAAGGCAAAAAGCTATTCTGGGTCGAAATTGGCAAAGACGATTTTGTGATGGATGCCAACAAGAAAACGCTGGCTCTCCTCGACAAACACAACATCAAATACCAGTACAAAGAAACGGATGGCGGTCACACCTGGATCAACTGGCGGCAGTACCTGCACGAGTACGCTCCGCTGTTGTTTCGTTAG
- the rodA gene encoding rod shape-determining protein RodA, translating to MSRNNDLFTQDIDWLTLVLYLGCVTMGWLNVYAAVYSPEDHTSLFDMTTNAGKQMMWICTTVILIICIMVVNHKFFDSFAYLFYAFMILMLLLVLVAGANIKGSHSWIKFGAFQIQPAEFAKMATGLALAKYLDNPGVSLTKRKDLMYIAGIIVLPCILILASNETGSTLVFASFAIMLYREGLPGWIPAMGITAVALFVLALIFPKLYIFAGIVVLLLLIIALMPRYNRTISNFISMGIVGAVMMVFVTGVDFFVNNVLQKHQRNRIKVLVDPTIDPLGVGWNVTQAKIAIGSGRLQGKGFLEGTQTKFDFVPEQSTDFIFCTIGEEHGFIGSAVVIALFVGLLSRIVILAEKQRSKFARVYGYCVAGIIFFHVLVNIGMTIGLMPVIGIPLPFFSYGGSSLWSFSILLFIFLKLDSRRTALTRR from the coding sequence GTGTCTCGTAATAACGATCTATTTACTCAGGACATCGACTGGCTAACCTTAGTGCTGTACCTAGGCTGCGTCACTATGGGATGGCTCAATGTGTACGCTGCCGTTTACAGTCCTGAGGACCACACCAGTCTTTTCGATATGACGACCAATGCCGGTAAGCAGATGATGTGGATCTGTACCACGGTCATTCTGATTATCTGTATTATGGTTGTCAACCATAAGTTCTTTGATTCGTTCGCGTACTTGTTTTACGCGTTTATGATTCTAATGCTACTGCTGGTATTGGTGGCAGGAGCCAACATCAAAGGGTCACACTCCTGGATTAAGTTTGGCGCATTTCAGATCCAGCCCGCCGAATTTGCCAAGATGGCTACAGGGCTAGCACTGGCGAAATACCTGGACAATCCGGGTGTTAGTCTTACCAAACGGAAAGACCTGATGTACATCGCTGGCATTATCGTGCTGCCCTGTATTTTGATTCTGGCTTCTAATGAAACGGGTTCTACACTGGTCTTCGCTTCCTTCGCGATCATGCTTTACCGCGAAGGACTACCCGGCTGGATTCCAGCGATGGGTATTACGGCTGTGGCTTTGTTTGTACTGGCGCTCATCTTTCCTAAACTGTACATTTTTGCCGGAATCGTAGTGCTGCTGCTGCTTATTATTGCGCTGATGCCGCGTTACAACCGGACCATAAGCAACTTCATTTCAATGGGAATTGTCGGCGCTGTTATGATGGTGTTCGTGACGGGCGTGGATTTTTTTGTGAATAACGTTTTGCAAAAACACCAGCGAAACCGCATTAAAGTATTGGTCGATCCAACCATTGACCCATTGGGTGTTGGCTGGAACGTGACGCAGGCCAAGATTGCCATTGGTTCGGGACGACTTCAGGGCAAAGGGTTTTTAGAGGGTACGCAGACAAAATTTGACTTCGTACCCGAACAAAGTACTGATTTTATTTTCTGTACCATTGGCGAAGAACATGGCTTCATTGGCAGCGCCGTCGTTATTGCCTTGTTTGTTGGCTTGTTGTCGCGCATCGTGATTCTGGCCGAGAAGCAGCGCAGCAAATTTGCCCGCGTTTATGGCTACTGCGTGGCTGGAATCATCTTTTTTCACGTCCTGGTCAATATTGGAATGACCATTGGTTTGATGCCTGTGATCGGAATCCCGCTTCCGTTTTTTAGCTATGGAGGCTCATCGCTGTGGTCGTTCTCTATTCTGCTGTTTATCTTCCTCAAGCTCGATTCTCGCCGGACGGCATTGACACGACGTTGA
- a CDS encoding penicillin-binding transpeptidase domain-containing protein translates to MLENRKYVIIGVFCLVALTYLARLFYLQVLDDTYSLGASKNSIKRVIEIPYRGQIYDRNNKLIVYNTPVYDLYVTPKQVRIPDTVAFCRMMDITRSDFDSIMGLAKNYSPVKPSLFLRQLSKEDFARIQDALVDYRGFEPVISSMRTYPAHTMANALGYVSEISKKKLEEQDIPYYRQGDYIGNNGLEEQYEEQLRGKRGVKFMMQNVRGVNKGSWKNGAFDTLAVAGQNLITGIDVEVQRYADSLMQNKVGAVLAVEPSTGEILVSVSAPTYDPNLLSSRYFSKNYRALVKNPYKPLINRPIMSSYRPGSTFKLIQALVAQQQGSLFPNTIYGHAGSPMRCHCRGGNNLRGAVQNSCNPYFYYVFRKFLYFNGESNVFKASAIGLQQWHDMVEKFGIGSRLGVDLPSERKGNLPTPEYYDKAYRGALRWKFSNVYSLSIGEGELLISPLKLVNLAATIANRGWYITPHYIKGFEKAGAGVPSEYHERHETGIDYKYYLPVIDGMRGAVANGTVTPLANIAGIDLCGKTGTSQNAKFGHKFDHSIFIGFAPMNDPKIAVAVFVENAGWGGKAAASVAALVAERYLKRITEAKKLEAQVLASNYLPPANFLLTPKKPAPSKKDTVQKEPKPVPSKPFMTSTKPRSTTATATVSGY, encoded by the coding sequence AATACTCCTGTTTACGATCTGTACGTAACGCCCAAGCAGGTGCGTATTCCGGATACGGTAGCGTTTTGCCGGATGATGGACATTACTCGTTCTGACTTTGACAGTATCATGGGGCTGGCGAAGAATTACTCCCCGGTTAAACCATCGCTGTTCTTGCGTCAGCTGTCCAAGGAAGATTTTGCCCGGATTCAGGACGCGTTGGTGGATTACCGTGGTTTTGAACCTGTGATTAGCTCTATGCGAACTTACCCGGCGCATACGATGGCTAACGCGTTGGGATACGTCAGCGAAATCAGCAAAAAGAAACTCGAAGAACAGGATATTCCGTATTACCGGCAGGGCGATTATATCGGTAACAACGGTTTGGAAGAACAGTACGAAGAGCAATTGCGGGGCAAACGGGGCGTCAAATTTATGATGCAGAACGTGCGTGGGGTGAACAAAGGGTCCTGGAAGAACGGGGCTTTCGACACGCTCGCCGTTGCCGGGCAGAACCTCATTACGGGCATCGATGTAGAGGTACAGCGGTACGCCGACAGCCTGATGCAAAATAAAGTGGGAGCGGTGTTAGCCGTAGAGCCATCGACAGGGGAAATTCTGGTTTCGGTTTCAGCGCCGACTTACGACCCGAATCTCTTGTCGAGCCGTTATTTTTCAAAGAATTACCGCGCCTTAGTCAAGAATCCGTACAAGCCGCTGATCAATCGGCCTATCATGTCCAGCTACCGACCTGGATCGACGTTTAAGCTTATTCAGGCGCTGGTTGCTCAGCAACAGGGATCGCTTTTTCCAAATACGATCTACGGTCATGCTGGATCGCCGATGCGGTGTCACTGCCGGGGTGGTAACAACTTGCGCGGGGCCGTGCAAAACTCCTGTAATCCTTACTTCTACTACGTCTTTCGGAAGTTTTTGTATTTCAACGGCGAAAGCAACGTATTCAAAGCGTCGGCAATAGGCTTGCAGCAGTGGCACGATATGGTCGAAAAGTTTGGCATCGGCTCACGGCTAGGCGTTGATCTACCAAGCGAACGCAAAGGAAATCTACCAACGCCTGAGTACTACGACAAGGCGTACCGGGGTGCGTTGCGGTGGAAGTTCTCGAACGTTTACTCGCTGAGTATTGGTGAAGGTGAGTTGTTGATCAGCCCGCTTAAACTGGTCAACCTGGCGGCAACAATTGCCAACCGGGGTTGGTACATTACCCCGCATTACATTAAGGGTTTCGAAAAGGCGGGGGCTGGTGTACCCAGTGAATACCACGAACGCCATGAAACCGGTATTGACTACAAATATTACCTGCCCGTTATTGACGGAATGCGCGGAGCGGTTGCCAATGGTACCGTGACTCCGCTGGCGAATATTGCCGGGATTGATCTTTGCGGAAAAACGGGCACGTCGCAGAACGCGAAGTTCGGCCACAAGTTCGATCACTCGATTTTTATCGGGTTCGCCCCCATGAATGACCCTAAAATTGCGGTGGCTGTTTTCGTCGAAAATGCCGGATGGGGTGGTAAAGCAGCAGCATCCGTAGCGGCTTTGGTTGCTGAACGATATCTGAAACGGATAACCGAAGCAAAAAAACTCGAAGCGCAGGTGCTGGCCTCCAATTATTTGCCACCCGCCAACTTTCTGCTAACGCCGAAAAAACCGGCCCCTTCAAAAAAGGATACTGTGCAGAAGGAACCCAAGCCAGTACCGTCTAAACCATTCATGACCTCTACAAAGCCAAGGTCAACAACGGCCACAGCGACGGTGAGTGGCTATTAA